One Mustelus asterias chromosome 12, sMusAst1.hap1.1, whole genome shotgun sequence genomic region harbors:
- the LOC144501161 gene encoding hypermethylated in cancer 1 protein-like isoform X1, producing MIVPLPGTQPQPPGGRMMPMLDSMEMPNHAKQLLLQLNRQRTKGFLCDVIIVVQNALFRAHKNILAASSLYLKSLVVHDNLVNLDPEMVSPGIFRTVLDYIYTGRLNEAEQSQEQNLGAILAAASYLQLPDLVTLCKKKLKHNGSYFHIRTGFSSYGKLGRGYRTSTPVIQSCYSVASRLLDNQPVQSINTHSGELYAPNSQGNRLHAQELCLSEQNPSQMLGLDLSKRSPLSSSVQQEAQSRHSSPPLSVSVLTNGASYKEPPPAPGGALEADEAAAQDRGVFRNHLASEAKNRSESQEDVMSKWLKQEPLSHFVEDCERGKGGKAEGQQGKAEGRFPAQPCDEAEDEKSSSEESSSDEPCASASMERYHCSHISYEPENFGDNLYVCIPCGKGFPNSEQLNAHVESHTEEDLFHKELEQSSPYLEKCAPSLGEMIRPYRCSSCEKSYKDPATLRQHEKTHWLTRPYPCSICGKKFTQRGTMTRHMRSHLGLKPFACEACGMRFTRQYRLTEHMRIHSGEKPYECQICGGKFAQQRNLISHMKMHTADCKPKIDFTDNIYPLTKFTAEHLAFSQEKAAEILTQSSHLSSDSKTLDSFSPP from the exons ATGATCGTCCCGCTCCCCGGGACACAGCCGCAGCCTCCAG gtggcaggatgatGCCAATGTTGGATTCTATGGAGATGCCCAATCATGCCAAACAGCTGCTGTTGCAACTCAACCGGCAGCGAACCAAAGGTTTCCTGTGCGATGTGATTATTGTGGTCCAGAACGCGCTCTTTCGGGCTCACAAGAATATTCTGGCGGCCAGTAGCCTTTACCTGAAGTCGCTGGTGGTTCATGACAACCTGGTGAACCTGGACCCGGAGATGGTGAGTCCCGGGATATTCCGGACCGTGCTGGATTATATTTACACCGGCCGCTTAAACGAAGCGGAGCAAAGCCAGGAGCAGAATCTGGGAGCTATCCTGGCGGCTGCGAGCTACCTGCAGCTTCCTGACCTGGTCACTCTCTGCAAGAAGAAACTCAAACACAACGGCTCCTATTTCCACATCAGAACTGGCTTCTCCTCCTATGGGAAACTGGGCCGAGGCTACAGGACATCCACCCCCGTCATCCAGTCCTGTTACTCTGTGGCCTCCAGGCTTCTGGACAACCAGCCGGTGCAGAGCATCAACACACATTCCGGGGAGCTGTACGCCCCAAACTCTCAGGGTAACCGGCTCCACGCTCAGGAGCTGTGCCTCTCTGAACAGAACCCTTCCCAGATGCTGGGCCTGGACTTGTCCAAGAGAAGCCCGCTGAGTTCCTCAGTGCAGCAAGAAGCTCAGTCCAGACACAGCAGTCCTCCCCTCAGTGTCTCCGTCCTCACCAATGGGGCCTCTTACAAAGAGCCGCCGCCTGCCCCCGGCGGGGCCCTGGAAGCGGATGAGGCAGCAGCTCAGGACAGGGGAGTCTTCAGGAATCACCTGGCCTCTGAAGCCAAAAACAGGAGCGAAAGCCAGGAGGACGTCATGTCCAAGTGGCTGAAACAGGAACCACTCAGTCACTTTGTGGAAGATTGCGAGCGGGGCAAAGGAGGGAAAGCAGAGGGGCAGCAGGGGAAGGCCGAGGGCAGGTTCCCCGCTCAGCCCTGCGATGAGGCTGAAGATGAGAAGAGCAGCAGCGAGGAGAGCAGCAGCGATGAGCCGTGCGCTTCAGCCAGCATGGAGCGCTATCACTGCAGCCACATCAGCTATGAGCCAGAGAACTTTGGGGACAATCTGTATGTTTGCATTCCCTGCGGGAAAGGGTTTCCCAACTCGGAGCAGCTGAATGCCCATGTGGAGAGCCACACAGAGGAAGATCTGTTCCACAAGGAGCTGGAACAGAGCAGCCCCTACCTGGAGAAATGTGCCCCCAGCCTCGGGGAGATGATCAGGCCGTACCGCTGCTCCAGCTGTGAGAAATCCTACAAAGACCCAGCCACACTCAGGCAGCATGAGAAAACGCACTGGTTAACCCGGCCCTACCCCTGCAGTATCTGCGGCAAGAAGTTCACCCAGAGAGGCACCATGACCCGCCACATGAGAAGTCACCTGGGCCTGAAACCCTTCGCCTGTGAAGCGTGCGGGATGCGTTTCACCCGCCAGTACAGACTGACGGAGCACATGAGGATTCACTCCGGGGAGAAACCGTACGAATGTCAGATCTGCGGCGGCAAATTCGCCCAGCAGAGAAACCTCATCAGCCACATGAAGATGCACACAGCCGACTGCAAGCCAAAGATAGACTTTACCGACAATATTTACCCCCTGACCAAATTCACCGCCGAACACCTGGCATTCAGTCAGGAGAAAGCGGCAGAAATCCTCACTCAATCCTCACACTTATCCAGTGATTCCAAGACTCTGGACTCTTTCTCCCCCCCATAA
- the LOC144501161 gene encoding hypermethylated in cancer 1 protein-like isoform X2 yields the protein MMPMLDSMEMPNHAKQLLLQLNRQRTKGFLCDVIIVVQNALFRAHKNILAASSLYLKSLVVHDNLVNLDPEMVSPGIFRTVLDYIYTGRLNEAEQSQEQNLGAILAAASYLQLPDLVTLCKKKLKHNGSYFHIRTGFSSYGKLGRGYRTSTPVIQSCYSVASRLLDNQPVQSINTHSGELYAPNSQGNRLHAQELCLSEQNPSQMLGLDLSKRSPLSSSVQQEAQSRHSSPPLSVSVLTNGASYKEPPPAPGGALEADEAAAQDRGVFRNHLASEAKNRSESQEDVMSKWLKQEPLSHFVEDCERGKGGKAEGQQGKAEGRFPAQPCDEAEDEKSSSEESSSDEPCASASMERYHCSHISYEPENFGDNLYVCIPCGKGFPNSEQLNAHVESHTEEDLFHKELEQSSPYLEKCAPSLGEMIRPYRCSSCEKSYKDPATLRQHEKTHWLTRPYPCSICGKKFTQRGTMTRHMRSHLGLKPFACEACGMRFTRQYRLTEHMRIHSGEKPYECQICGGKFAQQRNLISHMKMHTADCKPKIDFTDNIYPLTKFTAEHLAFSQEKAAEILTQSSHLSSDSKTLDSFSPP from the coding sequence atgatGCCAATGTTGGATTCTATGGAGATGCCCAATCATGCCAAACAGCTGCTGTTGCAACTCAACCGGCAGCGAACCAAAGGTTTCCTGTGCGATGTGATTATTGTGGTCCAGAACGCGCTCTTTCGGGCTCACAAGAATATTCTGGCGGCCAGTAGCCTTTACCTGAAGTCGCTGGTGGTTCATGACAACCTGGTGAACCTGGACCCGGAGATGGTGAGTCCCGGGATATTCCGGACCGTGCTGGATTATATTTACACCGGCCGCTTAAACGAAGCGGAGCAAAGCCAGGAGCAGAATCTGGGAGCTATCCTGGCGGCTGCGAGCTACCTGCAGCTTCCTGACCTGGTCACTCTCTGCAAGAAGAAACTCAAACACAACGGCTCCTATTTCCACATCAGAACTGGCTTCTCCTCCTATGGGAAACTGGGCCGAGGCTACAGGACATCCACCCCCGTCATCCAGTCCTGTTACTCTGTGGCCTCCAGGCTTCTGGACAACCAGCCGGTGCAGAGCATCAACACACATTCCGGGGAGCTGTACGCCCCAAACTCTCAGGGTAACCGGCTCCACGCTCAGGAGCTGTGCCTCTCTGAACAGAACCCTTCCCAGATGCTGGGCCTGGACTTGTCCAAGAGAAGCCCGCTGAGTTCCTCAGTGCAGCAAGAAGCTCAGTCCAGACACAGCAGTCCTCCCCTCAGTGTCTCCGTCCTCACCAATGGGGCCTCTTACAAAGAGCCGCCGCCTGCCCCCGGCGGGGCCCTGGAAGCGGATGAGGCAGCAGCTCAGGACAGGGGAGTCTTCAGGAATCACCTGGCCTCTGAAGCCAAAAACAGGAGCGAAAGCCAGGAGGACGTCATGTCCAAGTGGCTGAAACAGGAACCACTCAGTCACTTTGTGGAAGATTGCGAGCGGGGCAAAGGAGGGAAAGCAGAGGGGCAGCAGGGGAAGGCCGAGGGCAGGTTCCCCGCTCAGCCCTGCGATGAGGCTGAAGATGAGAAGAGCAGCAGCGAGGAGAGCAGCAGCGATGAGCCGTGCGCTTCAGCCAGCATGGAGCGCTATCACTGCAGCCACATCAGCTATGAGCCAGAGAACTTTGGGGACAATCTGTATGTTTGCATTCCCTGCGGGAAAGGGTTTCCCAACTCGGAGCAGCTGAATGCCCATGTGGAGAGCCACACAGAGGAAGATCTGTTCCACAAGGAGCTGGAACAGAGCAGCCCCTACCTGGAGAAATGTGCCCCCAGCCTCGGGGAGATGATCAGGCCGTACCGCTGCTCCAGCTGTGAGAAATCCTACAAAGACCCAGCCACACTCAGGCAGCATGAGAAAACGCACTGGTTAACCCGGCCCTACCCCTGCAGTATCTGCGGCAAGAAGTTCACCCAGAGAGGCACCATGACCCGCCACATGAGAAGTCACCTGGGCCTGAAACCCTTCGCCTGTGAAGCGTGCGGGATGCGTTTCACCCGCCAGTACAGACTGACGGAGCACATGAGGATTCACTCCGGGGAGAAACCGTACGAATGTCAGATCTGCGGCGGCAAATTCGCCCAGCAGAGAAACCTCATCAGCCACATGAAGATGCACACAGCCGACTGCAAGCCAAAGATAGACTTTACCGACAATATTTACCCCCTGACCAAATTCACCGCCGAACACCTGGCATTCAGTCAGGAGAAAGCGGCAGAAATCCTCACTCAATCCTCACACTTATCCAGTGATTCCAAGACTCTGGACTCTTTCTCCCCCCCATAA